The Dehalobacter sp. DCM sequence AAGAATTGGTCAGACACTATGTCATTAATAGTCTGACGAAAAAGGTAAATTATAAGGTCTTTTTTCTTGTGGCATTATTGATGACGGTTATTGTCTTTCCGATTACCAAGTATGCAGAGTTAAAGAACGTAGAGGATCTGGTACGGTTTATTGCCCAGTTTTTTGTACCGGAGCTTACGAAGAACTTACTGGCAACCTATCTTGTTTTTTATGGAGGGCCGGTACCATCAATCATATTTATGGGAATGGTGGATGTGTTCCAGTGGTTTTCTCCGATACTGCCCAATCTCAAATGGATCACTGCTGCCTTAGTGGGCATCCTTACACCTGTTTTCATGCTTTGTGCCATGGAAGGCATTTTGCGGAGGGAAAACAGGGTACGCAAACGTAAATATATGAGCGAAGAAGGCCTCTTGGGCTGGATTATTACCACGTTGATTTCCATCGGTATCATTTGGTTTACAGTTGGGGTTTTCCCGGTTTATCCCTCGGTGATCGCTACGGGCAGCATGATCCCAATGATTGACCCCGGCGATGTGATTATCGTTGATAAATCGGTTGACAGGATGAAAATGCCTGTTGGAACGGTAATTCAATTTCAAAGAGGAACAATATTAATCTCGCACCGTATTATTGAAGAAATCATTGCAAAGGACGGAACCAAGAGTTACCGGACAAAAGGTGACAATAACAATGCAGCTGACAGTCAGCTGGTAAAACCGGAGGATATTAAGGGAGAGGTTATTCGGGTGGTGCCCAAAATTGGTTGGCCTACCTTACTTATGAAGAGCGATAAAGAGATAAGCTTTACCAGCCCGGAATTTTAGTTGATTCTTCGGCTGCTACTTATACCCTCCATGGTGTCCGTGGCATTAGGTCATCCGTGACCGTCAGAGCCGTGCTCCGCAATCCTGCTCCGCTTGAAGCCGGTATTGTACAAGCGACCTTACTATGGCGTAATTTAGGTCTGCGTGCCACAGTTCCGGCGCCAAGAATTTTAAGTTAACGATCAAAAAAAAAGCCTCCGCTGTGCGTATCATACGCCTTCGGAGGTTGTCAATATGAGGAAATAGAAAACATTTCCCGGCGATTCGGGCGGAACAGAGATTAGTTGACTTGCGTGAAGTTTAATGCTAAATCAAATTTGGTAGTGTCATCTTCAAACTGGCTGCCGGTGATGCTGGAAGGCATTAAAACCTGATATCCGGGAGCTTCATTTTGATTGGGCATTAAGATGTTGTGTGTTGTCAGCATGATCTCTTCCCCAGGTTGGATTTCAATATTCTTCAGCGCATTAGTCAGACCTGCAGCGAGATCGGAAACATTGTTGGCATCAATGGCATCGATTGCTTGATATGTGATCGGACCATATAATGGTTTTCTTACAACTTGGTCAAACTTGTAGTTCAAAGCATTTGCCAGATCGGTATTTTCGGTAATCGTGCCGGTAACGTTGGCGATTTTCGCAGGAACTGTACCGGTATTTCTAACAACAAATTTCAGATAAGCACCGGCTCCCGGGTAAAAATTCCCGACAGTAAAACTCAGTGTCTGTTTGTCTGTGGAGATATCACTGTTAACGGTTACCAAATCACCGGGGATATGTGCGATATAGCCGTCATCCCAATCACCGTCGCTGTCACTGATAAACTGAACATCCAAATAGCCTGTTGATACGGTGTTGGCAATGGTGATGGTCTGGGTCCAATAAGCGTAACCGGCTCCCATGAGCATGACGGCGACAGCCAGAGCCGCTACTAAAATTTTATGTTTTTTCATTTTTTACACTCCTCTTTTATTTTTTGTGTACTCGATAAATCTTCTAAGCGCGCTTTTAGAAAATCCCTATCTGAGTTGCAGTTCTAAGTATAGTCTTTTCACTTGGATTTTTAGCCACTCATTGGGATAATTGTTTTTTGTGATTTTGGATAACAAAATATAGGTTTTTAGGAGTATGTCTTCTTCCACTAAAGTACCATGAACAATAAATAATAAACGGCTATACTGAGATGTACGGAATTACCCTGCAAATACAAGTGGGAGTGTGCCAGATGCGAAAAAAAACGATCAATCGAAATATAAGACTGGCTTTGATTGCAGTAATAATATGTTCATTATTAGCCACCGCGGTTATCCTGTATCAGAAAATAACCAGACCGGATATGGAAGAGCAGAAAACGACGTATTATAGCTATACAAATAAACTGGATGTAGGGTATGAAGTTTCGCTGAAACCCAATCATCTTTTTGATCAGGTAATCCAAGGTGAAGATAAGGTATATATATCTAATCTGGTCGATGCCATTACGGCTTCTTTTTCCTATCAGTTTATAGGGGATTCCCAAGCTGAGATTAAAGGAAATTATGATATCGTGGCGGTGATGGAAGGGTATACGCTTCAGAATCAACAACGTATTTCTATTTGGAAGA is a genomic window containing:
- a CDS encoding signal peptidase I, translating into MLLPAVRPAGKRRIWGSLRMWAFNFGIIMIAVHVMAGLLDGFGKSPYDLSPKGILLNLIVVGSALFGKELVRHYVINSLTKKVNYKVFFLVALLMTVIVFPITKYAELKNVEDLVRFIAQFFVPELTKNLLATYLVFYGGPVPSIIFMGMVDVFQWFSPILPNLKWITAALVGILTPVFMLCAMEGILRRENRVRKRKYMSEEGLLGWIITTLISIGIIWFTVGVFPVYPSVIATGSMIPMIDPGDVIIVDKSVDRMKMPVGTVIQFQRGTILISHRIIEEIIAKDGTKSYRTKGDNNNAADSQLVKPEDIKGEVIRVVPKIGWPTLLMKSDKEISFTSPEF